The Armatimonadota bacterium region GAGGCGTAGCCGTCATCAAGGTCGGCGCCGCCACCGAGACGGAGCTGAAGGAGAAGAAGCACCGGTTTGAAGATGCGCTCTCCGCAACGCGAGCAGCTGTGGAAGAAGGTATCGTCCCGGGCGGCGGCGTGGCACTGCTGATGGTCCAGGCATCACTGGACAAAGTCAAGGGTGGCGCCGACGAAACGCACGGCATCAACATCGTGCGCCGCGCCCTCGAGGAGCCGCTTCGCCAGATTGCCGAGAACGCCGGTTTCGAAGGCTCCGTCGTGGTGAACAAGGTCAAGTCGCTGCCGAAGGGTCACGGCTTCAACGCAGCCAGCGAAACCTACGGCGACATGATCAAGGCCGGCGTGAGCGATCCGGTCAAGGTGACCCGCTCTGCGCTGCAGAACGCCGCATCGATCGCTTCACTGGTGCTGACCACCGAGGCGCTCGTGGTGGAAAAGCCTGAGAAGAAACCGGCCCCTGCGCCGGGTGGCGGCGGCGGTGGCATGGACTACGACATGTAGTTCACGGTCCTACCGTGTTCCAGGCTCACCGGCCATGGAGAAGCATCACCGGATGCTCCTCCATGGCCGGTTTTGCGCCTATCGAATCGATTTCCAGGCTGCCCAAGCAGGCTTGGGCTGGTCATTTGCCGTGCGCAATCCATACCATAAGCCCGCTGAAGGATTGTCGTGCAGCGTAAACCAGAAGACCGGTCCGATACCGGGTTGCTGCGCCAGCTCCGTAAAAGCCTCGACAAGGTTCGCGGCTTCCCGAGCCTCGGCACGCACGTCACCCGTGCGCGCTGCCCAGCCGATCTCCGTCACCCACACAGCCGCAGCGCCCTGACGCGGGAGCGCCGCAACGAGCGCCTTTCGAAATGCAGTGTAATAGGCGTCGATCACTCCACTGGCTACCCGGCTGTCGGAATCTGGGTAGAGATGCAATCCCCATGCATCAACGGGCGCACCCCCACATTCAGCCGGCAGATCACTCCAGCCATCAAGTTGATTCCCAGCCGAGACGGTGGCGCGAATGTATTCGGTGGCAACGTTGGCCGCCACGCTGTGCGTAAAGCCTGCCGTCAGTATTCCGCCCGCAACCACCAGTGAACCTGGAGAGCACGCGCGTACCGTCTTCCAGGTTTCGGTCAGCAGCCAGGCGAAGTTGCTGGGATAGAGGTAGGAGCCGCCAGGCAGCACGCCTGGGGCGCCGGGCGAGTGGCGCGTCCAGCAGTTCGGCTCGTTCCACACCTCCCAGGCGCGCACCTGCGGAAACGCTTTGAGCAGCGGAAGCAGCGCATCTGCGCACCAGGCGCGTAGATACGGATTTGAGCCGTCACCGCTCCCGGTTTCGGCGCTTCCCTGCAGCCACAGCTTCTGCCCGCCGTGCCAGGATCCGGCATCCAGCAGACCAAGCGGCTGAACATGCTCCCGGATCAGATTTCGAATCACCACCTGGTAGGCGGCCGTCACGGCGCCACTCCAGCGTTGGCAGCCGGGCGGCAGCCGGAACTCAACCCGCGCCCAGCGAGCGCCGGCGCCATGGAGCTCTCTTGCTTCAGGCTCCGTCAGAAGCACATGCCGCTGATCATCCACGGCCCAGCCGTCGGAAAGAGCCTTGCAAAACGGAACGGCGGCCGGATGGAGTTCTGGAGGATGCGCTGCAGCCACCCTGGTGGACATGATCAGCGGTAGGATCGCGATAGCGGCTCGAATTGAGTTTGACGCCGCACGGCGCCGAACACTATAATGAAGCGTGACCATTCGACCCATCGATCGGCTTAATCCCCCTTTCGCAACTTTGGACGCCGTGTTGTTTGACCTGGATAATACGCTTATCGAGACGCACATCGACTTCCCAGCGATGAAGGCCGAAGTGCGAGTGGTGGCAAAACAGTATAGTGTGAGCCTTCCGGATGATGGTGACGTGCTGGGACTGGTGGCTGCAGGAGCGTCCGCGGTCAGAGCCGAGCGCGGCATTGCCGAATCGGTACGGTTCGAAAGCGCTGCTCTACGCACGATTGAGGAGATTGAGCGGCGCCAGTGCGCCGCTCCGGTGCAACTGGCGGGCGCGTCCGACCTCCTGCGACTGCTGCGGAGCCTTGGCGTTGGTGTGGGTGTGGTGACGCGCAACTGCCGTGCCGTTGCCGACGCGCTGCTTGCGGCCGGCGACCTCGTACCGGACGTGCTACTGGCCCGAAATGACGTACCGGCCGTAAAGCCAAACCCTGACCACCTGCTCCGTGCGCTGGAGGCAATTTCGCACGCCACTCGCCGGAGAGTCGATGCCGGCAACAGTGCAATGGCAGGAGATCACACGATGGACGTTCGGGCTGGCAGGGCGGCCGGTATGCTAACCGTCGGATTTCTTCGTGGGCGTGACGCCAAGTTCTTTGCACGGGAGATGCCCGAACTGCTGTTCGAGGGTCCTCAGGCGATGTTGGAGATGGTGCTCGCGTCTGCTCCAACATATGTGTGAGGAGAAGCTCGGCGCTACGCGCCTGTCGATTGCCATCGTCAACTGGAATACGCGCGAGTTGCTGATGCAGGCGCTTGGCAGCATTATCTCCGCGCCGCCGCAAGGCGGATGTGACATCATTGTCGTGGACAACGCCTCCAGCGATGGCAGCGCCGACGCGGTGGCGGCCGGCTTTCCTGAGGTGAGGCTTGTTGCCAATGCCACTAATGTGGGATACGCGGCCGGCAACAATCAGGCACTTGCTCTGGCACGATCACCGTATACTCTTCTGCTCAATCCCGATGTAATCGTACCGCCGGGAGCCCTGGATGTGGCTCTGGCCCGTATGGAGCGCCATCCGAAATGTGGGGCGCTTGGCGTACGGCTGGTGCACCCGAACGGTGAAGTGCAGCGTTCGGTGCGCGGCTTTCCACGCCCCGTGGCGCTGTTGTGCGAAATGACCGGTCTGGCCGCAGTTTTTTCGAACAGCCGGTGGATTGCCGCGTATCGCATGCCGTGGTTCAACTATTCGCACGAAGCGGAGGTGGATCAGCCGATGGGCACGTTTCTGCTCCTCCGCACGGAAGTGGCCGCTGAGGTTGGCCCGATGGATGAGGCGTTCCCAATCTTCTTTAATGAGGTGGACTGGTTGTACCGGTGCAAACAGCGTGGCTGGAGCGTCTGGTTCACACCAGACGTCGAGATCGTACACTACGGTGGCGCCAGTACTTCGCAGGTGGGCGCCAAAATGGCTTGGGAATCGCACTACGGGCTCATGCACTACTATCGCAAACACTATGGCGGCGCCCTCCACGCTCCGGTCCGATGGCTGATCGGCGCCGCATCGTGGTTGCGTGCAGCGGTTCTCGCGAACCGGCGCGCCAGGATTTCCCGGACCAGTTAAGCCTACTATGGATGTGAGCATCGTCATCTTGAGCTGGAATACACGCGACCTGCTCGCATCGTGTCTCCGCTCGATTGCGGCCGATCCACAGGCGCCGCCACACGAGTTGATTGTGGTTGACAACGCCAGCGAAGATGGCAGCCGCGAGATGGTTCGCGAACAGTTTCCGAACGTGCGCCTGCTGGTAAACCCGGTCAACCTCGGCTTTGGCGCGGGTAACAACACGGCGATACCCGTGGCGCTCGGACGCTATGTACTGTTTCTTAACTCCGACACCCTGGTGCACGCCGGCGCGCTGGCCGGCCTCATCGCATATGCCGACGCGCGCCCCGTCGTGGGAATCGTGGGACCGAAGCTGCTGAACGATGACGGATCCCTGCAGTATTCGTGCCGCCGATACCCCACTCTAGGCGCCGGATTCTTCCGCAACACCCCGCTGGGACGACTGTTTCCCAACAACAGGTTTGCGTCCGACTACCTGATGCAGAATTGGCCACATCAGGAAGCAATGGATGTGGACTGGGTCTCGGGCGCGGCGCTGATGATTCGCAGGGAGGTGTTGGACGAAACTAAGGGTTTTGACGAAGAGTTCTACTTCTACTGCGAAGACCTCGAACTGTGCTGGCGGGTCAACCATAGTGGGCGCTGGAAGGTGAGCTACTATCCGCACTCGGTGGTGACACACTCGATCGGGCGCAGTAGTGACAAGGCGCCGACGCGGATGACCTGGGAGTTTCATCGCAGCCAGTACCTTTTTTACCGCAAGCACTACCGCGCAACCACACTCTTCTTCGCGCGGCCGCTGATACCCCTTGGCATTGTTCTGCGCGCCACGGGTCAGATGACGCGCTATCGCGTAAACTACTGGCGCCGACGCCTGCGCAAGCGCCGCAAACCGGGTGGCGACCAGCAATGAGCCAGAAGCGTAAACAGCCGACGCCACCAACTGCGGTTACTCTGAAGGTCCTGGTGGTGGATCACAACACACTCTCACCACGCGAGTGGTGGGCAGCGGCGCTGTTGTGGGCGGCAGCGGCGTTGGCTCCGCTGCTGGCCGGTACATTTGCCTACCCACCCCACTTTTCGTTCATGGCGCCGCAGGGATTGGTTCCATGGCTACAGGCCGCCGGCGGTCCGGTATGTGAGTTGTGCGCGGCCGCTGCACTGGCTATCTGCGTTATCGACTCGCAGCGCCACCCGGTTTCCGAGCACCCCGTGCCGGCGCTGGTGCCGGCCACCGCAATGCTCTGTGGGTGGGCCGCACTCTCGCTGATTCGAAGCCGCGACCTCGCCATGAGCCTCGACACGCTTGGCGTACTGTTCAGCAGCATCGCATTTGTGTGGTCTGCTTTGCGTCTCAGCCGTAACCGTGCCTTCTGCGCCCTACTTCTTCTGGCCATTGTTACAGCAGCCGGTATTACCGCACTGCTTGGCATACAGGAGTATCTCTACCAGTGGAAACTTGGCGCTCCGCAACATCGCACGTTTTCCACATTTATCAATCCGGACTTTCTTGCCGGCTACCTCACGATCGCCATTCCCCTTACGGGAGCGGCGGTGGTGGCTGCGCGCGATACGCTGTGCCGGTGGGGATGCGGCGTAGCCCTTGCGGCAGAGAGTTCGTGCCTGCTCCTGACCGGCTCGCGCGCCGGCGCCGGCATCACCTTCCTCGCGATGCTCCTCTGGCTAGCGCTGATGATGGCCGGCAGGTGCACAGCGCGTCGCAGGCGACGGATCGGCGCATCGCTGCTTACAGTTGGCATTTTCGCTGTTCTTGCATCCGCTCCAACGCTGCTGCGCGTTGTTGGACCAGCGCCGGCGGCTGCCGGCAAACCGGCCGGCATCGAACAGGACATCGCGCATACGGCGGCAGAGGAAACGCACTCCGTGGCATTCCGCCGGTACACCTGGCTGGGCGCGATGGCGGTGGCTGAAGCAAATCCGATTATCGGTGTTGGCGTAGGCACGTTCGAGGTGAGTTACCCGCGCTACTCCATAACCGGCTACACCGCGCATGCGCACAACAGCCTGCTCCAGTGGATGGATGAAACGGGTTTGGTCGGAGTCGTGTGCCTGCTTACCGCGCTAGCGGCTGCCGCGGCATACACCACCCACATGCTGCTGCGTATTGGGAGATCGGGTGGCGCCGAGGACGTGGAGCGGAGCGCCAGTGACGGACTGACTGGCTTTGAGGCGTCGGCAGCACGCCTGTTCTCGTCGTGGTCGGTTCTCCTGTCTGGGTTGATAGCCAGTATAGCCGGATCGTTGCTGCACACGCTGATCGATTCGGATTGGTACG contains the following coding sequences:
- a CDS encoding HAD family hydrolase, whose translation is MTIRPIDRLNPPFATLDAVLFDLDNTLIETHIDFPAMKAEVRVVAKQYSVSLPDDGDVLGLVAAGASAVRAERGIAESVRFESAALRTIEEIERRQCAAPVQLAGASDLLRLLRSLGVGVGVVTRNCRAVADALLAAGDLVPDVLLARNDVPAVKPNPDHLLRALEAISHATRRRVDAGNSAMAGDHTMDVRAGRAAGMLTVGFLRGRDAKFFAREMPELLFEGPQAMLEMVLASAPTYV
- a CDS encoding glycosyltransferase family 2 protein produces the protein MCEEKLGATRLSIAIVNWNTRELLMQALGSIISAPPQGGCDIIVVDNASSDGSADAVAAGFPEVRLVANATNVGYAAGNNQALALARSPYTLLLNPDVIVPPGALDVALARMERHPKCGALGVRLVHPNGEVQRSVRGFPRPVALLCEMTGLAAVFSNSRWIAAYRMPWFNYSHEAEVDQPMGTFLLLRTEVAAEVGPMDEAFPIFFNEVDWLYRCKQRGWSVWFTPDVEIVHYGGASTSQVGAKMAWESHYGLMHYYRKHYGGALHAPVRWLIGAASWLRAAVLANRRARISRTS
- a CDS encoding glycosyltransferase family 2 protein, yielding MDVSIVILSWNTRDLLASCLRSIAADPQAPPHELIVVDNASEDGSREMVREQFPNVRLLVNPVNLGFGAGNNTAIPVALGRYVLFLNSDTLVHAGALAGLIAYADARPVVGIVGPKLLNDDGSLQYSCRRYPTLGAGFFRNTPLGRLFPNNRFASDYLMQNWPHQEAMDVDWVSGAALMIRREVLDETKGFDEEFYFYCEDLELCWRVNHSGRWKVSYYPHSVVTHSIGRSSDKAPTRMTWEFHRSQYLFYRKHYRATTLFFARPLIPLGIVLRATGQMTRYRVNYWRRRLRKRRKPGGDQQ
- a CDS encoding O-antigen ligase family protein is translated as MSQKRKQPTPPTAVTLKVLVVDHNTLSPREWWAAALLWAAAALAPLLAGTFAYPPHFSFMAPQGLVPWLQAAGGPVCELCAAAALAICVIDSQRHPVSEHPVPALVPATAMLCGWAALSLIRSRDLAMSLDTLGVLFSSIAFVWSALRLSRNRAFCALLLLAIVTAAGITALLGIQEYLYQWKLGAPQHRTFSTFINPDFLAGYLTIAIPLTGAAVVAARDTLCRWGCGVALAAESSCLLLTGSRAGAGITFLAMLLWLALMMAGRCTARRRRRIGASLLTVGIFAVLASAPTLLRVVGPAPAAAGKPAGIEQDIAHTAAEETHSVAFRRYTWLGAMAVAEANPIIGVGVGTFEVSYPRYSITGYTAHAHNSLLQWMDETGLVGVVCLLTALAAAAAYTTHMLLRIGRSGGAEDVERSASDGLTGFEASAARLFSSWSVLLSGLIASIAGSLLHTLIDSDWYVTGTLITLVGVVALAIGIARSFLEDRSESRRKPGREVWLAASALIVVIAWRALATGTARLWRMQGAALVASGQSQQSVLDAYRTAVWFDPLDVETRMDLAEVLNRTDADAALRQLRTAVLDASIGKTWYRLGSQYLAMHHPRRAVAAYRNARVAEPHNLQTLHALAAEMRNEGAIAEWQGICREMAALENSPYGQVLAVPEHVETEYAWAHAQLGDYAASQGSWPAAAGEYAKADAVMKLWWPTRNLLINALTPASTRQRLTDLYAHVLDGWASCLMHLGATAASQIRAVRSEQAAFLQQRAQDAANPKPPGSG